A section of the Solea solea chromosome 17, fSolSol10.1, whole genome shotgun sequence genome encodes:
- the LOC131444054 gene encoding vesicular inhibitory amino acid transporter-like, whose protein sequence is MGSLHWARSFGQPWSAAGSLWGWAVSRLHLNWTTRLIHQDEEMVVLTHSDELDRTYGEDSGPTFDRTTNRSPSSHSSSLSEPDTSAPNRTGSSSTLWRNSPPTFKETRATLISPGPGSITITSAVSTTEESLWFKNTTSYGKGQRPSEIQLERTGGSSEEILSFTQKKKSNENMSNSMEVQEKGDGQETAERSSQFMARLEEQTERRSVSADTTGLNPSPTITAWEAGWNVTNAIQGIFVLGLPFALVHSGYLGLVLMVLSAWVCNYTGTILVACLYDDEQSGGTKVRVRHSYQDIVEACCKGLWPNWPGLGGWIINVAQVIELVMTCTLYLVVSTTLLSDSMSGLAVPRSVCSLVSVIFLLPCLLLTDLRPVSTLSLLCSLAHILISLMVMLYCLSLASTWSWSTLSLSADPEEFLVSVGVIIFSYTSQIFLPPLEGSMEDRGQFDSMLAWTHGAACVMKTLFSLLAVLTWGAKTSEVVTDNLPSELRPPVNLCLLAKALLSYPLPFYSAAEILQSCLVTDSAVSSCCKRGGGRVSGSALLVRGSLLMTSYLLALLVPRFSLLMGLTGSVTGSAMTLILPCLFHLRLCWGRLSLGDRLIDVGILILGVICSASGVICSVKRLVQGL, encoded by the exons ATGGGCTCTCTTCACTGGGCTCGGAGCTTCGGGCAGCCCTGGTCTGCTGCTGGGTCTCTGTGGGGATGGGCTGTGTCGAGGCTACATCTGAACTGGACCACACG gTTGATTCATCAGGACGAGGAGATGGTGGTTCTGACCCACAGTGATGAGCTGGACAGAACCTACGGTGAGGACAGTGGACCAACCTTTGACCGCACCACAAACAGGAGTCCAAGCTCCCACAGCTCATCTCTGAGTGAGCCGGACACCTCCGCTCCTAACAGGACCGGATCCAGCAGCACCTTATGGCGCAACAGTCCACCAACCTTCAAAGAAACCAGAGCCACTTTGATCTCCCCTGGACCCGGAAGCATCACCATCACCTCAGCCGTGTCCACCACCGAAGAATCACTGTGGTTCAAAAACACCACGAGCTACGGGAAAGGACAGAGACCTTCTGAGATTCAGCTGGAGAGGACGGGAGGCAGCAGTGAGGAGATCCTGAGCTTcacccagaagaagaagagcaatgAGAACATGTCTAACAGCATGGAGGTACAAGAAAAAGGGGACGGAcaggaaacagcagagagaagtTCTCAGTTCATGGCCCGACTGGAagaacagacagagaggagaagcgTCAGTGCTGACACCACTGGTCTGAATCCCTCTCCCACCATCACTGCCTGGGAGGCTGGCTGGAATGTGACCAATGCTATACAG gGAATCTTTGTGCTGGGTTTACCCTTCGCTCTGGTGCACTCAGGTTATCTGGGTCTGGTACTGATGGTGCTGTCAGCGTGGGTCTGCAACTACACGGGGACGATCCTGGTGGCCTGTTTGTACGACGACGAACAGAG TGGGGGGACAAAGGTCAGAGTTCGGCACAGTTACCAGGACATAGTGGAAGCCTGCTGCAAAGGACTGTGGCCCAACTGGCCCGGACTCGGAGGATGGATCATAAATGTAGCTCAG GTCATTGAGCTGGTGATGACCTGCACCTTGTATCTCGTCGTCTCCACCACTTTGTTGTCCGACAGTATGTCGGGGTTGGCTGTTCCTAGATCAGTGTGTTCTCTGGTCTCTGTGATCTTCCTGCTGCCctgtctgctgctcactgatCTCAGGCCAGTCTCCACCCTCAGCCTGCTCTGCTCTCTGGCTCATATACTGATCAG CCTGATGGTCATGCTCTACTGTCTGAGTCTCGCCAGCACCTGGTCCTGgtccactctgtctctgtctgcggACCCGGAGGAATTCCTGGTCTCTGTGGGCGTCATCATCTTCTCCTACACCTCACAGATCTTCCTCCCTCCCCTAGAGGGCAGCATGGAGGACCGAGGGCAGTTTGACTCAATGCTGGCGTGGACTCATGGTGCTGCCTGTGTGATGAAGACTCTGTTCTCTTTACTG GCCGTGTTGACCTGGGGCGCAAAGACCAGTGAGGTCGTCACGGACAACCTGCCCTCTGAACTCCGACCTCCGGTCAACCTGTGTCTGTTGGCGAAGGCCCTGCTGTCCTACCCTCTGCCATTCTACTCTGCCGCTGAAATACTGCAGAGCTGCCTGGTGACAG ACTCTGCCGTCTCGTCGTGCTGCAAACGCGGTGGTGGACGCGTGTCCGGCTCTGCCCTGCTGGTCCGCGGCTCCCTGCTGATGACCTCGTACCTGCTGGCCCTGCTGGTGCCCAGGTTTTCCCTGCTGATGGGTCTGACCGGCAGTGTGACTGGGTCGGCCATGACGCTGATACTGCCCTGCCTCTTTCACCTCAGGCTCTGCTGGGGTCGCCTCAGTTTGGGCGACCGCTTGATAGATGTGGGTATACTGATCCTCGGGGTCATCTGTAGCGCGTCTGGTGTGATTTGCTCGGTGAAAAGACTGGTGCAGGGGCTATAG